Proteins encoded in a region of the Muntiacus reevesi chromosome 19, mMunRee1.1, whole genome shotgun sequence genome:
- the ZNF292 gene encoding zinc finger protein 292 isoform X1 codes for MADEEAEQDRLSRGGGGCAAELQRLGERLQELERRLRESRVPAVEAAAEYCQQLCQTLLEYAEKWKTSEDPLPLLEVYTVAIQSYVKARPYLTSECENVALVLERLALSCVELLLCLPVELSDKQWEQFQTLVQVAHEKLMENGSCELHFLAALAQETGVWKNPVLCSILSQEPLDKDKVNEFLAFEGPILLDMRIKHLIKTNQLSQATALAKLCSDHPEIGTKGSFEQTYLVCLCTSSPNEKLIEEISEVDCKDALEMICNLESEGDEKSALVLCTAFLSRQLQQGDMYCAWELTLFWSKLQQRVEPSIQVYLERCRQLSLLTKTVYHIFFLIKVINSETEGAGLATCIELCVKALRLESTENTEVKISICKTISCLLPDDLEVKRACQLSEFLIEPTVDAYYAVEMLYNQPDQKYDEENLPIPNSLRCELLLVLKTQWPFDPEFWDWKTLKRQCLALMGEEASIVSSIDELNDSEVYEKAADYQEESKDTAVNGGIGANPGLLRDACDEKQKKREIKQLRERGFISARFRNWQAYMQYCVLCDKEFLGHRIVRHAQKHFKDGVYSCPICAKSFSSKETFVPHVTLHVKQSSKERLAAMKPLRRLGRPPKITTTNENQKTSAVAKQEQRPIKKNSLYSADFIVFNDSDGSDGDTDDRDRSYEPAAVPVQKPVPVNEFNCPVTFCKKGFKYFKNLIAHVKGHKDNEDAKRFLEMQSKKVICQYCRRHFVSVTHLNDHLQMHCGSKPYICIQMKCRAGFNSYAELLTHRKEHPVFRAKCMFPRCGRIFSEAYLLYDHEAQHYNTYTCKFTGCGKVYRSQSELEKHLEDHSTPEKVLPPEDQLDSARDSVQPSRVSQSTEGNSEKERAMLPSENSVENTIPADRSDACDKSKAESPVSKQDQISASELGQTDGALPDGLGTTAPTPLLQAGEVAVSIKVSLNQGVEESSGKQENSAIESTGESLVTNLHTPVENACNDLCHTDFQERKEQDCFHETQITQNSLVASEALKIDGMTTQNLERQVSNLMTFSVQNQAGFQNSLPTPKFECGGNVKTSSSLYSLPLKTLESITFVPPQPNLSTSLGTPSVPPKAPVQKFSCQVEGCTRTYNSSQSIGKHMKTAHPDQYAAFKMQRKSKRGQKANNLNTPNNGKFVYFLPSQMSSSNNAFFTPQTKASGTPACSDQLQHVASSIFPAHLARVSAPLLPSVESVINPNIPSQDKNEQGGGLLCSQMENLSSTTLPAQMEDLTKTVLPLNIDSGSDPFLPLPAESSSVSLFPSPADSGNNSVFSQLENNTNHFSSQIEGNTSSSFLKGGNGENAVFPSQVSVADDFSGTGAQQPGPEKVKKDRGRGPSGKERKPKHNKRAKWPAIIRDGKFICSRCYRAFTNPRSLGGHLSKRSYCKPLDGAEIAQELLQNNGQPSLLASMILSTNAVNLQQPQQSTFNPEACFKDPSFLQLLAAENRSSTFLPNTFPRTGVTSFNTSVSQEGSEIIKQALETAGIPSTFEGADALPHVPTGCVSDAAQVNATVIPNPPVPTLLQTVCHPSPLLTGQNGTPNPKASSMEECSSLPVFPTNDLLLKTVENGLCSGSFPSSSGPSQNFTGSSSHVSVISGPQNTRSSHLNKKGNSASKRRKKVTPPLIAPNTPQNLVTSDLTAMGLIAKSIEIPTTNLHSTVIPNCEPQVLVENLTQKLNNVDNQLFMTDVKENFKTSLESHTVLAPLTLKTENGDSQMMALNSCTPSINSDLQISEDNVIQNFEKTLEIIKSAMNSQILEVKNGSQGIGETSQNAQINYNIQLPSVNTVQNNKLSESSQFPSFIGVMPTKSSIPQSEVLRKEDQMQEILEGLQKLKLENDLSTPAPQCVLINTSVTLTPTPVKSISNVTVVQPVSEIISNIQFNDRVNKPFVCQNQGCNYSAMTKDALFKHYGKIHQYTPEMILEIKKNQLKFAPFKCVVPTCTKTFTRNSNLRAHCQLVHHFTTEEMVKLKIKRPYGRKSQSENSSAPRITQVKRQLALTEENKRESQPALGLGAMKENTLSSIAAIPEKQLLEKKSPEKTESSSQVTAITSEQCNTNPLTNVQTKGRKVRRHKKEKEERKRKKPVSQSPECPTRYSPYRPYRCVHQGCFAAFTIQQNLILHYQAVHKSDLPAFSAEVEEESEAGKESEEIETKQTVKEFRCQVSDCSRIFQAITGLIQHYMKLHEMSPEEIESMTASVDVGKFPCDQSECKSSFTTYLNYVVHLEADHGIGARGSKTEEDGIYKCDCEGCDRIYATRSNLLRHIFNKHNDKHKAHLIRPRRLTPGQENMSSKANQEKTKSKHRGTKYRSGREGVKMPKTKRKKKYNLENKTAKIVQIEENKPYSLKRGKHVYSIKARNDALSECTSRFVTQYPCMIKGCTSVVTSESNIIRHYKCHKLSKAFTSQHRNLLIVFKRCCSSQLKETSEQEVEKTGVKDSDTGVSESNDNARTAVVPQKEVVKNEKDEVDELTELFITKLINEDNTSTETQPQTSSNVSNDFKENNPCQSEKQKTSNLKRVNKEKNVSQNKKRKVEKAEAAPAVELGSARKEEETAVAIQTTEEHPASFDWSSFKPMGFEVSFLKFLEESAVKQKKSTDKDHPNSGSKKGSHSNSRKNVDKTAVTSGNHICSCKESETFVQFANPTQLQCSENVKIVLDKTLKDCTELVLKQLQEMKPTVSLKKLEVHSNDPDVSALKDVGVGKATGRGQY; via the exons tgaatgAATTTTTAGCTTTTGAGGGTCCCATCTTGTTGGATATGAGAATTAAACATCTAATCAAAACAAATCAGTTAAGTCAAGCAACTGCTCTGGCAAAGCTGTGTTCCGACCATCCAGAGATTGGTACGAAAGGTAGCTTTGAGCAAACTTACCTTGTCTGTCTTTGTACGTCGTCACCAAATGAAAAGCTAATCGAAGAG ATTTCAGAAGTTGATTGCAAAGATGCCCTAGAAATGATCTGTAACTTAGAATCTGAGGGTGATGAAAAAAGTGCTCTTGTCTTATGTACTGCATTTTTATCACGTCAGCTTCAACAGGGAGATATGTACTGTGCTTG ggaaCTCACTCTCTTTTGGAGTAAATTACAGCAGAGAGTAGAACCATCTATTCAGGTGTACCTAGAAAGATGTCGTCAACTTTCTTTGTTAACCAAGAcagtatatcacattttcttcctGATTAAAGTTATTAATTCAGAG ACTGAAGGAGCTGGACTTGCCACTTGTATAGAGTTATGCGTAAAAGCTCTTCGCCTGGAATCTACAGAAAATACTGAAGTGAAAATATCTATCTGCAAGACCATTTCATGCTTGTTGCCTGATGATCTGGAAGTTAAACGTGCTTGTCAACTGAGTGAATTTCTCATTGAGCCTACGGTAGATGCGTATTATGCTGTGGAAATGCTGTATAACCAGCCAGACCAGAAGTACGATGAGGAGAATCTTCCAATACCAAATTCCTTACGCTGCGAGCTCTTGCTTGTGCTGAAAACTCAGTGGCCCTTTGATCCAGAATTCTGGGATTGGAAGACTTTAAAACGGCAGTGTCTTGCGTTAATGGGAGAGGAAGCATCCATCGTGTCTTCAATAGATGAATTAAATGACAGTGAGGTTTATGAGAAAGCAGCAGACTACCAGGAGGAGAGTAAAGACACTGCTGTGAACGGTGGAATCGGTGCTAACCCTGGCCTCCTCAGAGACGCTTGTgatgaaaagcagaaaaagagagagataaagcaGTTGAGAGAGAGGGGGTTCATATCGGCCCGGTTCAGGAACTGGCAGGCCTACATGCAGTACTGTGTGCTTTGTGACAAGGAGTTCCTCGGCCACCGGATCGTGCGGCACGCTCAGAAACATTTCAAGGACGGGGTTTACAGTTGCCCCATTTGTGCAAAGAGCTTTAGCTCTAAAGAGACCTTCGTCCCTCATGTCACGTTGCATGTTAAACAGTCAAGCAAAGAGAGGCTGGCAGCTATGAAACCATTAAGAAGGCTGGGAAGGCCTCCTAAGATCACAACTACCAACGAGAATCAGAAGACGAGTGCTGTGGCCAAGCAGGAGCAGCGGCCGATCAAGAAGAACAGCCTCTACTCCGCGGACTTCATCGTGTTCAACGACAGTGACGGCTCAGACGGCGACACTGATGACAGAGACAGGTCTTACGAGCCAGCGGCGGTCCCAGTCCAGAAACCAGTGCCTGTTAACGAGTTCAATTGCCCTGTCACATTTTGTAAAAAGGGctttaagtactttaaaaatttaattgctCACGTAAAGGGACATAAGGATAATGAAGATGCCAAGCGCTTTcttgaaatgcaaagcaaaaaagTTATTTGCCAGTATTGCAGGCGGCATTTTGTAAGTGTTACTCACCTGAATGACCACCTACAGATGCACTGTGGCAGCAAGCCGTACATCTGTATACAGATGAAGTGCAGGGCCGGCTTTAACAGCTACGCAGAGCTCTTAACCCACCGCAAGGAGCACCCGGTCTTCAGGGCCAAGTGCATGTTTCCTCGATGCGGCCGGATTTTCTCAGAAGCTTACTTACTGTACGACCATGAAGCGCAGCATTATAACACCTACACATGTAAGTTCACAGGTTGTGGTAAAGTTTACCGTTCTCAGAGTGAGCTTGAAAAGCATCTGGAAGATCACAGTACTCCTGAAAAAGTGCTGCCTCCTGAAGACCAACTTGATTCAGCCAGAGATTCTGTTCAGCCTTCCAGAGTGAGTCAGAGTACAGAAGGGAACTCTGAGAAAGAAAGGGCCATGCTTCCTTCAGAAAATAGTGTTGAAAACACCATCCCAGCTGATAGAAGTGATGCTTGTGATAAAAGCAAGGCAGAATCACCTGTGAGCAAACAAGACCAGATTTCTGCTTCGGAGCTCGGGCAGACTGATGGAGCACTGCCAGATGGTTTAGGAACCACGGCTCCCACTCCTCTGCTTCAGGCCGGTGAGGTAGCTGTGTCCATTAAAGTGTCCCTCAATCAGGGGGTCGAGGAGAGCTCTGGAAAGCAAGAAAACTCAGCTATAGAAAGCACTGGTGAATCACTGGTCACAAACTTACATACACCAGTTGAAAATGCTTGTAATGATTTGTGTCACACAGATTTCCAGGAGAGAAAGGAACAGGATTGTTTTCATGAAACCCAGATTACTCAGAATTCTTTAGTGGCCTCAGAAGCCCTCAAGATAGACGGCATGACCACGCAAAACTTAGAAAGACAAGTGAGCAACCTGATGACCTTTTCTGTGCAAAACCAGGCAGGGTTTCAAAACAGTTTACCAACTCCCAAGTTTGAATGTGGAGGTAACGTTAAAACATCATCCAGTCTTTATAGTTTACCTCTGAAGACGCTGGAAAGTATCACATTTGTTCCACCACAGCCCAACCTCAGTACTTCTTTAGGAACTCCGTCAGTGCCTCCAAAAGCGCCAGTTCAGAAATTCAGTTGCCAGGTTGAGGGATGTACTCGAACTTATAACTCTTCACAGAGTATTGGGAAACACATGAAGACAGCACACCCCGACCAGTATGCAGCATTCAAAATGCAACGCAAAAGCAAAAGGGGTCAGAAAGCTAACAATTTAAATACACCAAATAATggaaagtttgtttattttttgccatCGCAGATGAGCAGCTCTAATAACGCATTTTTTACACCACAGACCAAAGCCAGCGGGACTCCTGCTTGTTCTGATCAGTTGCAGCATGTCGCATCATCCATTTTCCCAGCTCATTTAGCAAGGGTGTCAGCTCCACTGTTGCCCTCGGTGGAAAGTGTCATAAATCCAAATATACCTTCTCAGGATAAGAATGAACAGGGTGGTGGTCTGTTATGTTCCCAGATGGAGAATTTATCTAGCACCACCTTGCCAGCACAAATGGAAGACCTAACCAAAACGGTTTTGCCTTTGAATATTGACAGTGGCTCAGACCCTTTTCTTCCATTACCTGCAGAAAGCAGCTCCGTGTCTCTCTTCCCTTCACCAGCAGACAGTGGGAATAACTCCGTTTTCTCCCAACtggaaaataatacaaatcaTTTTTCTTCGCAGATCGAAGGAAACACCAGTTCCTCCTTTCTAAAGGGAGGGAATGGTGAGAATGCAGTTTTTCCTTCACAAGTCAGTGTTGCAGATGACTTCAGTGGCACTGGTGCCCAACAGCCTGGACCggaaaaagtgaagaaagacCGCGGGCGGGGCCCCagtgggaaggaaagaaaacccaAGCACAACAAAAGGGCCAAATGGCCGGCGATCATTAGAGATGGGAAGTTTATCTGTAGCAGGTGTTACAGGGCTTTCACCAACCCCCGATCTCTGGGTGGGCACTTGTCTAAGCGATCTTACTGTAAACCACTCGATGGGGCAGAAATTGCTCAAGAACTTCTACAGAATAATGGGCAGCCTTCTCTTCTTGCCAGCATGATTCTCTCTACAAATGCAGTAAACTTGCAGCAGCCACAACAGTCTACATTCAATCCagaagcatgttttaaagatCCGTCATTCCTGCAACTTCTTGCTGCTGAAAACCGCTCCTCAACATTTTTACCAAATACATTTCCTCGGACTGGTGTGACTAGCTTTAATACAAGTGTTAGTCAGGAGGGGAGCGAAATCATCAAGCAGGCTTTGGAAACGGCTGGTATCCCCAGTACGTTTGAGGGCGCCGATGCGCTCCCTCACGTCCCCACAGGCTGTGTCTCCGACGCAGCACAGGTGAACGCGACAGTGATACCAAACCCACCTGTGCCAACGCTGCTGCAGACCGTGTGCCACCCGAGCCCCCTGCTGACAGGCCAGAACGGGACCCCAAACCCCAAAGCCTCCTCCATGGAGGAGTGCAGCAGCTTGCCTGTTTTCCCAACAAACGACTTATTGCTGAAGACTGTTGAAAATGGTTTGTGTTCTGGTTCATTCCCTAGTTCTAGCGGGCCATCACAAAATTTTACCGGTAGCAGTTCACATGTTTCAGTTATAAGTGGTCCTCAGAACACAAGGTCTAGTCatttaaataagaaaggaaacagtgcttctaagagaagaaagaaagttaCTCCTCCACTAATTGCCCCTAATACTCCCCAAAACTTGGTAACAAGTGACTTGACAGCAATGGGACTTATAGCAAAGAGCATTGAGATACCAACTACTAACCTTCATTCCACTGTAATTCCCAATTGTGAACCTCAGGTTTTGGTGGAAAATCTAACACAGAAATTAAATAATGTTGACAATCAGTTGTTTATGACTGATGTGAAAGAAAACTTCAAAACCAGTCTGGAGTCCCATACAGTGTTAGCTCCTTTaacattaaaaactgaaaatggtgattcccaaatgatggCTTTGAATTCATGCACACCTTCAATAAATTCTGATTTGCAGATCTCTGAAGACAATGTCATACAAAActttgaaaagactcttgaaattaTTAAAAGTGCTATGAATTCTCAAATACTTGAGGTAAAAAATGGATCTCAGGGTATTGGTGAAACATCACAGAATGCTCAAATAAATTATAACATTCAGCTTCCTTCAGTAAACACTGTACAAAATAACAAGTTATCTGAGTCATCTCAGTTTCCCTCCTTCATAGGTGTCATGCCAACAAAAAGTAGCATTCCTCAGTCTGAAGTATTACGTAAGGAGGATCAAATGCAGGAGATTTTAGAAGGcttacagaaattaaaattagaaaatgaccTGTCCACTCCAGCACCCCAGTGTGTGCTGATAAATACATCAGTGACACTGACTCCTACTCCTGTGAAATCAATTTCAAATGTCACAGTTGTTCAGCCAGTTTCTGAAATTATAAGCAACATTCAGTTTAATGACAGAGTTAATAAACCCTTTGTGTGTCAAAACCAAGGGTGCAATTACAGTGCTATGACAAAAGATGCACTATTTAAGCACTACGGGAAAATTCATCAGTACACTCCAGAGATGATTCTTGAAATTAAGAAGAATCAGCTGAAATTTGCTCCATTTAAATGTGTAGTACCTACATGTACAAAGACATTTACAAGAAACTCTAATCTTCGGGCACACTGTCAGTTGGTACATCATTTTACAACAGAAGAAAtggtcaaattaaaaataaaaagaccttaTGGAAGAAAATCTCAGAGTGAAAATTCATCAGCCCCACGAATTACACAAGTAAAAAGACAGCTAGCTCtgacagaggaaaataaaagggaatcCCAGCCTGCTCTGGGATTGGGAGCAATGAAAGAAAACACCCTCAGTAGTATAGCAGCGATCCCAGAAAAGcaacttctagaaaaaaaaagtcctgaaaaaacagaaagttctTCTCAAGTGACTGCAATTACTTCAGAACAGTGTAATACAAATCCTCTCACAAATGTGCAAACCAAAGGACGGAAAGTTAggagacataaaaaggaaaaggaggagcgGAAACGCAAGAAGCCGGTTTCTCAGTCTCCTGAGTGTCCCACGAGATACAGTCCCTACAGACCTTACCGCTGTGTTCATCAGGGCTGCTTTGCCGCCTTCACGATACAGCAGAACCTAATTCTGCATTACCAGGCTGTGCACAAATCAGATCTGCCTGCATTTTCTGCAGAGGTTGAAGAAGAGAGCGAAGCTGGTAAAGAGAGTGAAGAAATTGAGACGAAACAAACTGTGAAAGAATTTCGATGTCAGGTGAGTGACTGTTCCCGAATTTTCCAAGCAATTACTGGCCTAATACAACACTACATGAAGCTTCACGAGATGTCGCCTGAAGAAATTGAAAGTATGACCGCTTCTGTGGATGTTGGGAAATTTCCATGTGATCAGTCAGAGTGTAAATCTTCATTTACAACATATTTGAACTATGTTGTTCATCTTGAGGCAGATCATGGAATCGGGGCCAGGGGAAGTAAAACTGAAGAAGATGGCATATACAAATGTGATTGTGAAGGCTGTGACCGAATATATGCAACCCGGTCTAATCTCCTCCGACACATTTTTAATAAGCATAATGACAAGCATAAAGCTCATCTCATTCGGCCACGAAGATTAACACCTGGTCAGGAAAATATGTCAAGCAAAGCAaaccaagaaaaaacaaaatctaaacaCCGGGGGACAAAATACAGATCTGGAAGGGAAGGAGTCAAAATGCCTAAGACCAAacgaaagaaaaaatataatttggaaaACAAGACTGCAAAGATTGTGCAGATTGAAGAAAATAAGCCTTACTCCCTGAAACGTGGAAAGCATGTATATTCTATAAAGGCTAGAAATGATGCCTTGTCTGAGTGTACGAGCAGATTTGTTACCCAGTATCCATGTATGATAAAGGGGTGTACATCAGTTGTTACAAGTGAAAGCAATATAATCAGACATTATAAGTGCCATAAGTTATCTAAGGCATTTACATCACAACACCGCAATCTCCTCATTGTCTTCAAACGGTGTTGCAGCTCTCAGTTAAAGGAAACTTCTGAGCAAGAAGTTGAAAAGACTGGTGTGAAGGATTCTGACACAGGTGTATCAGAGAGCAATGATAATGCAAGAACAGCTGTAGTTCCACAGAAGGAAgttgtgaaaaatgaaaaagatgaagtGGATGAACTAACAGAATTATTTATTACCAAATTAATAAATGAAGACAACACAAGTACGGAGACCCAGCCTCAGACCTCTTCAAATGTAAGTAatgattttaaggaaaataacccctgccagtcagaaaaacaaaaaacaagtaatTTGAAGAgagttaataaagaaaaaaatgtctcccaaaataaaaagagaaaagttgaAAAGGCGGAAGCAGCCCCGGCAGTTGAGTTAGGTAGTGCACGTAAGGAAGAGGAGACTGCTGTCGCCATTCAAACCACTGAGGAGCACCCTGCGTCCTTTGACTGGAGCTCCTTTAAACCAATGGGGTTTGAGGTATCCTTTCTCAAATTCCTGGAGGAGTCTGCAGTGAAACAGAAGAAAAGTACCGACAAAGATCATCCCAATAGTGGGAGTAAAAAAGGATCCCATTCAAATTCAAGGAAAAATGTCGACAAGACTGCTGTGACTAGTGGAAATCATATATGTTCttgtaaagaaagtgaaactttTGTACAGTTTGCCAATCCAACACAGCTTCAGTGCAGTGAGAATGTAAAAATTGTTCTAGACAAGACTCTGAAAGATTGCACTGAGCTTGTCTTAAAGCAGCTTCAGGAAATGAAACCTACCGTCAGTCTGAAAAAACTTGAAGTGCATTCAAATGATCCAGATGTATCTGCTCTGAAAGACGTGGGTGTGGGCAAAGCCACAGGGAGAGGGCAGTACTGA